DNA sequence from the Streptomyces canus genome:
GTCGATCCCTTCGATGTGGTGTTCGTGAGGTGAGGTGACAGGAAAGAGCCTCAGAGGCCGTGCCGGACGGCGTACCGCAGCCCGTGGTCCCGCAGCCGCCGGTGTTCGGCGATCACGTCGGCGTACTCGGCGCGCAGCTCGGCGGCGTGCCGCTTCTCCAGCCGGGCACCGGTCCGGGCGAGGTCCGTGCGCCGCACGCACCGCGCCTCGGTCACGGCGAACCGCTGTTGCAGAGCGGTCGCTTCCCGTGGAACGAGGCCACGGGCCCGGCGCTGCCACGCACCGCGCAGCTCCCCGGGGTTGTCGGCCTGCTGTACGGGGGCGACACAGCGCGACCAGCGGGCGAGCGCGGCCCGGTAGGCCGGGTCCTGGGTCACCCGCCGGTGAGCGGCGGCGGCGAGGTTGTCGACCGTGACCTCGGTGCGGAACCAGCGGTCCAGGTCGCCGTACAGGACCCGCTGTGCTGCGGCGAGACAACCGTCGCTGTTGGCCTGGACGACCAGTCCGGTGTCCGTGCGGGTGGACAGCTCACGGCGCCCGGCGCCGAACAGGGCGTCGGACAGGCGCTGTTGCTCCTTCGAAGCGCTGACCCCCTGTTCCCGCGAGCCGCGCTCCACCGGGATACCGAACCCGTGCCGGGCTGCCCAGCCGGGATCGTCGATCCCGTACGGGAACTCCCGCTGCGGTGCGACTCCCCGCCCCTGCCCGTCGCCGCCATCGGAACGCGCCGGTATCCGACGCTCCGTCAGGCACCGCCGTACAAGCGCGGATTCGGCGCTCTTCAGCAGATCGTCCTGGGCGCGGACGGACCGCGGTACGGGCCCCGGGCCGCTCCCGTCGCCGCCGTCCGCGCAACCACCCGCCAAGGTGGTCACGCACACGGACAGCGCCACAGCGGAGACAAACCTCGAAGCCCGCACCGCGGACACCCCCGTCCTTCGTCCGGCCGTACCGCAGCGGGCTCAGCCGTTTCCGACTCCTCGTCGGCTCGCCATCCAGTAGAGGGGAGCGCGGGACGGCTGTGATCCTCGGAAGTCATAGGGAGGGTCTTGCGGACGTTGCGTGATTGACGCCCCCGCGCCCCCTGCCTACGGTCGCCCCAACACATCTGAACAGGCAGGTTCGACGATGACAGACTCCTCGGGATCCCCCGACAGCAGATCCATCGCCTGGCAGCTCCAGGTGGAGACCCACGGGCTGGACGTGATCGGCGACGCCGAACGCAAGGGCACCCCGCGGACGCTGTTCTGGCCGTGGTTCGGCGCCAACGTGTCCATCCTCGGCCTGAGTTACGGCTCCTTCGCCCTGGGCTTCGGGATCTCCTTCTGGCAGGCGCTGGTGGCCGCCGTGATCGGGATCGTCTTCTCGTTCCTGCTGTGCGGCTTCGTCGCGGTCGCCGGAAAGCGGGGCTCCGCGCCGACGATGGTGCTCGGCCGTGCCGCCTACGGGGTGCGCGGCAACCGCCTTCCGTCGGTGGTCTCCTGGGTGCTCACCGTCGGCTGGGAGACCGTGCTGTGCTCCCTCGCCACCCTGGCCACGGCGACCGTCTTCGGACGGCTCGGCTGGGGCGGCGGCACCGGGACCCAGGTGATCGCCCTGATCGTGGTCGCGGGGCTCACCGTCGTCGGCGGGGTGATGGGCTTCGACCTGATCATGCGGCTCCAGACCGTGATCACCGTGGTGACGGGCGTACTGACCGTCGTCTACATAGGCCTGGTCGCCGACCACATCCACTGGAGCTCCGTCAGCGCCCTCCCGGCGGGCTCCGCCCAGGAGTTCATCGGCGCGCTGGTCTTCATGATGACCGGTTTCGGTCTCGGCTGGGTCAACGCCGCCGCCGACTACTCCCGCTATCTGCCCCGGACTTCGTCGAGCCGGGGCGTGGTCGGGTGGACCACCTTCGGGGCCTCCGCGGCCCCGCTGCTCCTGCTGGTCTCCGGACTGCTGCTGGCCGGATCGTCCACCACGCTCAACCAGGCCGTCGCCGCCGACCCGATCGGCGCCCTCACCACCCTCCTGCCCACCTGGTTCCTGGTGCCTTTCGCCGTCGTCGCGGTTCTCGGCCTGGTCGGCGGCGCGGTCCTCGACATCTATTCCTCGGGCCTCGCCCTGCTCTCGGCGGGCCTCAGGATCCCGCGTCCCCTGGCGGCGCTCGTCGACGGCGTCCTGATGATCGCGGGCTCCCTCTACATCGTGTTCTTCGCCGACGACTTCCTCGGCCAGTTCATGGGCTTCCTCACCACTCTCGGCGTCCCCATCGCCGCCTGGTGCGGCATCATGCTCGCCGATCTCTCCCTGCGCCGCCGTGACTACGACGAGGCCGACCTCTACCGTCCGAGCGGCCGCTACGGCGACGTGCCGCCCGCTCCGCTGATCCTGACGGTTCTCGCCACCGCCCTCGGCTGGGGGCTGGTCACCAACTCGGCCGCGAGCTGGCTGGACTGGCAGGGCTATCTCCTCGCGCCCTTCGGCCTCGGCGGCAAGTCCGGCGCCTGGGCCTACGCCAACCTCGGGGTGCTGGCCGCCCTGGCGCTCGGCTTCCTCGGCACGCTGGCCTTCGGTCGCGGGCGGGTCCGCGCACAGGAGGGCGTCGTATGACGACCGGGTTGCTCGCCGTCATCGA
Encoded proteins:
- a CDS encoding purine-cytosine permease family protein, which encodes MTDSSGSPDSRSIAWQLQVETHGLDVIGDAERKGTPRTLFWPWFGANVSILGLSYGSFALGFGISFWQALVAAVIGIVFSFLLCGFVAVAGKRGSAPTMVLGRAAYGVRGNRLPSVVSWVLTVGWETVLCSLATLATATVFGRLGWGGGTGTQVIALIVVAGLTVVGGVMGFDLIMRLQTVITVVTGVLTVVYIGLVADHIHWSSVSALPAGSAQEFIGALVFMMTGFGLGWVNAAADYSRYLPRTSSSRGVVGWTTFGASAAPLLLLVSGLLLAGSSTTLNQAVAADPIGALTTLLPTWFLVPFAVVAVLGLVGGAVLDIYSSGLALLSAGLRIPRPLAALVDGVLMIAGSLYIVFFADDFLGQFMGFLTTLGVPIAAWCGIMLADLSLRRRDYDEADLYRPSGRYGDVPPAPLILTVLATALGWGLVTNSAASWLDWQGYLLAPFGLGGKSGAWAYANLGVLAALALGFLGTLAFGRGRVRAQEGVV